The Molothrus aeneus isolate 106 chromosome 15, BPBGC_Maene_1.0, whole genome shotgun sequence genome includes a region encoding these proteins:
- the SIMC1 gene encoding SUMO-interacting motif-containing protein 1 isoform X1, giving the protein MDNNVVLVSDSDSEGARSPPLQPCRSRHSLPGPAEIIDLTCEDANSDPTASSSLAIIDLTEDMCSLLQSTLGAAQNSRNAAAAAHKSHPQLCPSAEKETQAVPEPSPAPASHNTSEKLSSTMVTAETMENCNCLSPVSRHHSWSPEQDYSTTAFNSSLDSQSDSDCQSPSPPSLDSNSSMGADGPEEDPPQPCLERNLPPRLSPAPTIPITSGKPQRSLPEASDFPAHQPIQQATPARTDADSKALLDKLHNFSRSGVQHLFLQGTAPNRDTQKLGFSVSGELSPIVLPCTQQKPELIPRGKLSMVHTTMEENILEGTLCFLNEFVSCQHRPPKEIICHLIKQMLLDTHEGEILNDIYTLLMKIQMLHPANITTLGWDWTLVKFIMEQQEKPPGWLLFLQYVVQTLEDDFQHNLKSYQLQKSIAKKVLSCDLCFNNVKEVVNWLVAAVTGIGFSQPREQLQEARAELGSSSPRLASPQTEQAQTAFFAQKTMLLLQRMLAMAVEVDRSPTCSSRKIADDIFPFILNIPLRSQREALLNTMESQLLRCRLLELLFQHSCDVPTTSSMSLDKILYFLSHSSVLPQFQDETATWQRWDEMLQYLSLLLLSYHSVKLEHLWTSVSDRMKLIAQKAKARLQDSDDISQLDIQLKMNDFISRMQKTLGEPFPPQIQEKLFMLQELFFIVTAA; this is encoded by the exons ATGGACAACAACGTGGTCCTCGTCAGCGATTCGGACTCGGAGGGCGCCCGCTCGCCGCCGCTCCAGCCCTGCCGCTCCCGCCACtcgctgcccggccccgcc gagATCATTGACCTGACCTGTGAGGATGCAAACTCAGACCCAACAGCGTCGAGCAGCCTCGCCATCATCGACCTGACTGAGGACATGTGCAGCCTTCTCCAGTCCACCCTTGGTGCTGCTCAGAACtccagaaatgctgctgcagcagcacacaagTCCCATCCCCAACTCTGCCcctctgcagaaaaagaaacacaggcagtgccagagccaAGCCCTGCACCAGCATCGCACAACACTTCTGAGAAGCTCAGTTCCACCATGGTCACAGCAGAAACCATGGAGAACTGCAACTGCCTTTCTCCTGTCTCTAGGCACCacagctggagcccagagcaAGATTACAGCACTACTGCCTTTAACAGCAGCTTGGACTCACAGTCAGACTCAGACTGCCAGTCCCCATCTCCCCCCAGCCTGGACAGCAACAGCAGCATGGGAGCTGATGGCCCAGAGGAGgatcctccccagccctgcctggaaagGAACCTCCCCCCAAGGCTGAGTCCTGCCCCAACCATTCCTATAACATCAGGAAAGCCCCAAAGGTCTTTGCCAGAAGCAAGTGACTTCCCAGCACACCAACCAATCCAGCAAGCCACCCCAGCCAGGACTGATGCTGACAGCAAGGCCTTGCTGGATAAACTGCACAACTTCAGCAGGAGTGGAGTCCAGCACCTCTTCCTCCAAGGCACAGCACCCAACAGGGACACACAGAAG CTGGGTTTCTCTGTGTCTGGGGAACTTTCACCCATTGTCTTGCCTTGCACACAGCAGAAACCTGAGCTCATCCCCAGGGGGAAGCTGAGCATGGTGCACACCACCATGGAGGAGAACATCCTGGAGGGCACCTTGTGTTTCCTGAACGAGTTTGTCTCCTGCCAGCACCGTCCCCCCAAAGAAATCATCTGCCACCTGATCAAACAGATGCTGTTGGACACCCATGAAGGGGAGATCCTCAATGACATCTACACACTACTGATGAAGATCCAAAT GCTCCATCCAGCCAACATCACCACGCTGGGATGGGACTGGACACTGGTGAAATTCATCATGGAGCAGCAG gAGAAGCCCCCTGGCTGGCTCCTCTTCCTGCAGTACGTGGTACAGACCCTGGAGGATGACTTCCAGCACAATCTGAAGTCATACCAGCTGCAGAAGTCAATTGCCAAGAAAGTGCTTTCATGTGACTTGTGCTTCAACAATGTCAA ggaagtggtcaatTGGTTGGTGGCAGCAGTTACAGGAATTGGGTTCTCCCAGCCCCGGGAACAGCTGCAAGAAGCCAGGGCTGAACTTGGATCATCTTCACCAAGGCTGGCCAGCCCTCAGACAGAGCAGGCCCAGACAGCTTTCTTTGCCCAAAA GAcgatgctcctgctgcagcgGATGCTGGCCATGGCAGTGGAAGTGGACAGAtctcccacctgcagctcccgTAAGATTGCAGACGACATCTTCCCGTTCATACTGAATATCCCCCTGAGGAGCCAAAG GGAAGCTTTGTTAAACACCATGGAGAGCCAGCTCCTGCGCTGCAGACTGCTGGAGCTGCTATTCCAGCATAGTTGTGACGTGCCCACAACCTCATCCATGTCTCTGGACAAGATCCTGTATTTCCTGAGCCACTCCTCTGTGCTGCCACAATTCCAG GATGAAACAGCAACGTGGCAAAGGTGGGATGAGATGCTGCAGTACTtgagtttgctgctgctgagttaCCATAGTGTAAAACTGG AGCACCTGTGGACCTCTGTCAGTGACCGGATGAAACTGATTGCTCAGAAAGCCAAGGCCAGGCTCCAGGACAGCGATGACATCAGCCAGCTGGACATTCAGCTGAAGATGAATGACTTCATCAGCAGAATGCAGAAGACCCTGGGGGAGCCTTTCCCCCCACAAATTCAGGAGAAATTGTTCATGCTGCAGGAGTTGTTCTTCATTGTCACTGCTGCTTGA
- the SIMC1 gene encoding SUMO-interacting motif-containing protein 1 isoform X3, with the protein MDNNVVLVSDSDSEGARSPPLQPCRSRHSLPGPAEIIDLTCEDANSDPTASSSLAIIDLTEDMCSLLQSTLGAAQNSRNAAAAAHKSHPQLCPSAEKETQAVPEPSPAPASHNTSEKLSSTMVTAETMENCNCLSPVSRHHSWSPEQDYSTTAFNSSLDSQSDSDCQSPSPPSLDSNSSMGADGPEEDPPQPCLERNLPPRLSPAPTIPITSGKPQRSLPEASDFPAHQPIQQATPARTDADSKALLDKLHNFSRSGVQHLFLQGTAPNRDTQKQKPELIPRGKLSMVHTTMEENILEGTLCFLNEFVSCQHRPPKEIICHLIKQMLLDTHEGEILNDIYTLLMKIQMLHPANITTLGWDWTLVKFIMEQQEKPPGWLLFLQYVVQTLEDDFQHNLKSYQLQKSIAKKVLSCDLCFNNVKEVVNWLVAAVTGIGFSQPREQLQEARAELGSSSPRLASPQTEQAQTAFFAQKTMLLLQRMLAMAVEVDRSPTCSSRKIADDIFPFILNIPLRSQREALLNTMESQLLRCRLLELLFQHSCDVPTTSSMSLDKILYFLSHSSVLPQFQDETATWQRWDEMLQYLSLLLLSYHSVKLEHLWTSVSDRMKLIAQKAKARLQDSDDISQLDIQLKMNDFISRMQKTLGEPFPPQIQEKLFMLQELFFIVTAA; encoded by the exons ATGGACAACAACGTGGTCCTCGTCAGCGATTCGGACTCGGAGGGCGCCCGCTCGCCGCCGCTCCAGCCCTGCCGCTCCCGCCACtcgctgcccggccccgcc gagATCATTGACCTGACCTGTGAGGATGCAAACTCAGACCCAACAGCGTCGAGCAGCCTCGCCATCATCGACCTGACTGAGGACATGTGCAGCCTTCTCCAGTCCACCCTTGGTGCTGCTCAGAACtccagaaatgctgctgcagcagcacacaagTCCCATCCCCAACTCTGCCcctctgcagaaaaagaaacacaggcagtgccagagccaAGCCCTGCACCAGCATCGCACAACACTTCTGAGAAGCTCAGTTCCACCATGGTCACAGCAGAAACCATGGAGAACTGCAACTGCCTTTCTCCTGTCTCTAGGCACCacagctggagcccagagcaAGATTACAGCACTACTGCCTTTAACAGCAGCTTGGACTCACAGTCAGACTCAGACTGCCAGTCCCCATCTCCCCCCAGCCTGGACAGCAACAGCAGCATGGGAGCTGATGGCCCAGAGGAGgatcctccccagccctgcctggaaagGAACCTCCCCCCAAGGCTGAGTCCTGCCCCAACCATTCCTATAACATCAGGAAAGCCCCAAAGGTCTTTGCCAGAAGCAAGTGACTTCCCAGCACACCAACCAATCCAGCAAGCCACCCCAGCCAGGACTGATGCTGACAGCAAGGCCTTGCTGGATAAACTGCACAACTTCAGCAGGAGTGGAGTCCAGCACCTCTTCCTCCAAGGCACAGCACCCAACAGGGACACACAGAAG CAGAAACCTGAGCTCATCCCCAGGGGGAAGCTGAGCATGGTGCACACCACCATGGAGGAGAACATCCTGGAGGGCACCTTGTGTTTCCTGAACGAGTTTGTCTCCTGCCAGCACCGTCCCCCCAAAGAAATCATCTGCCACCTGATCAAACAGATGCTGTTGGACACCCATGAAGGGGAGATCCTCAATGACATCTACACACTACTGATGAAGATCCAAAT GCTCCATCCAGCCAACATCACCACGCTGGGATGGGACTGGACACTGGTGAAATTCATCATGGAGCAGCAG gAGAAGCCCCCTGGCTGGCTCCTCTTCCTGCAGTACGTGGTACAGACCCTGGAGGATGACTTCCAGCACAATCTGAAGTCATACCAGCTGCAGAAGTCAATTGCCAAGAAAGTGCTTTCATGTGACTTGTGCTTCAACAATGTCAA ggaagtggtcaatTGGTTGGTGGCAGCAGTTACAGGAATTGGGTTCTCCCAGCCCCGGGAACAGCTGCAAGAAGCCAGGGCTGAACTTGGATCATCTTCACCAAGGCTGGCCAGCCCTCAGACAGAGCAGGCCCAGACAGCTTTCTTTGCCCAAAA GAcgatgctcctgctgcagcgGATGCTGGCCATGGCAGTGGAAGTGGACAGAtctcccacctgcagctcccgTAAGATTGCAGACGACATCTTCCCGTTCATACTGAATATCCCCCTGAGGAGCCAAAG GGAAGCTTTGTTAAACACCATGGAGAGCCAGCTCCTGCGCTGCAGACTGCTGGAGCTGCTATTCCAGCATAGTTGTGACGTGCCCACAACCTCATCCATGTCTCTGGACAAGATCCTGTATTTCCTGAGCCACTCCTCTGTGCTGCCACAATTCCAG GATGAAACAGCAACGTGGCAAAGGTGGGATGAGATGCTGCAGTACTtgagtttgctgctgctgagttaCCATAGTGTAAAACTGG AGCACCTGTGGACCTCTGTCAGTGACCGGATGAAACTGATTGCTCAGAAAGCCAAGGCCAGGCTCCAGGACAGCGATGACATCAGCCAGCTGGACATTCAGCTGAAGATGAATGACTTCATCAGCAGAATGCAGAAGACCCTGGGGGAGCCTTTCCCCCCACAAATTCAGGAGAAATTGTTCATGCTGCAGGAGTTGTTCTTCATTGTCACTGCTGCTTGA
- the SIMC1 gene encoding SUMO-interacting motif-containing protein 1 isoform X4 has product MDNNVVLVSDSDSEGARSPPLQPCRSRHSLPGPAEIIDLTCEDANSDPTASSSLAIIDLTEDMCSLLQSTLGAAQNSRNAAAAAHKSHPQLCPSAEKETQAVPEPSPAPASHNTSEKLSSTMVTAETMENCNCLSPVSRHHSWSPEQDYSTTAFNSSLDSQSDSDCQSPSPPSLDSNSSMGADGPEEDPPQPCLERNLPPRLSPAPTIPITSGKPQRSLPEASDFPAHQPIQQATPARTDADSKALLDKLHNFSRSGVQHLFLQGTAPNRDTQKKPELIPRGKLSMVHTTMEENILEGTLCFLNEFVSCQHRPPKEIICHLIKQMLLDTHEGEILNDIYTLLMKIQMLHPANITTLGWDWTLVKFIMEQQEKPPGWLLFLQYVVQTLEDDFQHNLKSYQLQKSIAKKVLSCDLCFNNVKEVVNWLVAAVTGIGFSQPREQLQEARAELGSSSPRLASPQTEQAQTAFFAQKTMLLLQRMLAMAVEVDRSPTCSSRKIADDIFPFILNIPLRSQREALLNTMESQLLRCRLLELLFQHSCDVPTTSSMSLDKILYFLSHSSVLPQFQDETATWQRWDEMLQYLSLLLLSYHSVKLEHLWTSVSDRMKLIAQKAKARLQDSDDISQLDIQLKMNDFISRMQKTLGEPFPPQIQEKLFMLQELFFIVTAA; this is encoded by the exons ATGGACAACAACGTGGTCCTCGTCAGCGATTCGGACTCGGAGGGCGCCCGCTCGCCGCCGCTCCAGCCCTGCCGCTCCCGCCACtcgctgcccggccccgcc gagATCATTGACCTGACCTGTGAGGATGCAAACTCAGACCCAACAGCGTCGAGCAGCCTCGCCATCATCGACCTGACTGAGGACATGTGCAGCCTTCTCCAGTCCACCCTTGGTGCTGCTCAGAACtccagaaatgctgctgcagcagcacacaagTCCCATCCCCAACTCTGCCcctctgcagaaaaagaaacacaggcagtgccagagccaAGCCCTGCACCAGCATCGCACAACACTTCTGAGAAGCTCAGTTCCACCATGGTCACAGCAGAAACCATGGAGAACTGCAACTGCCTTTCTCCTGTCTCTAGGCACCacagctggagcccagagcaAGATTACAGCACTACTGCCTTTAACAGCAGCTTGGACTCACAGTCAGACTCAGACTGCCAGTCCCCATCTCCCCCCAGCCTGGACAGCAACAGCAGCATGGGAGCTGATGGCCCAGAGGAGgatcctccccagccctgcctggaaagGAACCTCCCCCCAAGGCTGAGTCCTGCCCCAACCATTCCTATAACATCAGGAAAGCCCCAAAGGTCTTTGCCAGAAGCAAGTGACTTCCCAGCACACCAACCAATCCAGCAAGCCACCCCAGCCAGGACTGATGCTGACAGCAAGGCCTTGCTGGATAAACTGCACAACTTCAGCAGGAGTGGAGTCCAGCACCTCTTCCTCCAAGGCACAGCACCCAACAGGGACACACAGAAG AAACCTGAGCTCATCCCCAGGGGGAAGCTGAGCATGGTGCACACCACCATGGAGGAGAACATCCTGGAGGGCACCTTGTGTTTCCTGAACGAGTTTGTCTCCTGCCAGCACCGTCCCCCCAAAGAAATCATCTGCCACCTGATCAAACAGATGCTGTTGGACACCCATGAAGGGGAGATCCTCAATGACATCTACACACTACTGATGAAGATCCAAAT GCTCCATCCAGCCAACATCACCACGCTGGGATGGGACTGGACACTGGTGAAATTCATCATGGAGCAGCAG gAGAAGCCCCCTGGCTGGCTCCTCTTCCTGCAGTACGTGGTACAGACCCTGGAGGATGACTTCCAGCACAATCTGAAGTCATACCAGCTGCAGAAGTCAATTGCCAAGAAAGTGCTTTCATGTGACTTGTGCTTCAACAATGTCAA ggaagtggtcaatTGGTTGGTGGCAGCAGTTACAGGAATTGGGTTCTCCCAGCCCCGGGAACAGCTGCAAGAAGCCAGGGCTGAACTTGGATCATCTTCACCAAGGCTGGCCAGCCCTCAGACAGAGCAGGCCCAGACAGCTTTCTTTGCCCAAAA GAcgatgctcctgctgcagcgGATGCTGGCCATGGCAGTGGAAGTGGACAGAtctcccacctgcagctcccgTAAGATTGCAGACGACATCTTCCCGTTCATACTGAATATCCCCCTGAGGAGCCAAAG GGAAGCTTTGTTAAACACCATGGAGAGCCAGCTCCTGCGCTGCAGACTGCTGGAGCTGCTATTCCAGCATAGTTGTGACGTGCCCACAACCTCATCCATGTCTCTGGACAAGATCCTGTATTTCCTGAGCCACTCCTCTGTGCTGCCACAATTCCAG GATGAAACAGCAACGTGGCAAAGGTGGGATGAGATGCTGCAGTACTtgagtttgctgctgctgagttaCCATAGTGTAAAACTGG AGCACCTGTGGACCTCTGTCAGTGACCGGATGAAACTGATTGCTCAGAAAGCCAAGGCCAGGCTCCAGGACAGCGATGACATCAGCCAGCTGGACATTCAGCTGAAGATGAATGACTTCATCAGCAGAATGCAGAAGACCCTGGGGGAGCCTTTCCCCCCACAAATTCAGGAGAAATTGTTCATGCTGCAGGAGTTGTTCTTCATTGTCACTGCTGCTTGA
- the SIMC1 gene encoding SUMO-interacting motif-containing protein 1 isoform X2, with amino-acid sequence MAALPWRAGTGGAHGRAPSGAVEGEIIDLTCEDANSDPTASSSLAIIDLTEDMCSLLQSTLGAAQNSRNAAAAAHKSHPQLCPSAEKETQAVPEPSPAPASHNTSEKLSSTMVTAETMENCNCLSPVSRHHSWSPEQDYSTTAFNSSLDSQSDSDCQSPSPPSLDSNSSMGADGPEEDPPQPCLERNLPPRLSPAPTIPITSGKPQRSLPEASDFPAHQPIQQATPARTDADSKALLDKLHNFSRSGVQHLFLQGTAPNRDTQKLGFSVSGELSPIVLPCTQQKPELIPRGKLSMVHTTMEENILEGTLCFLNEFVSCQHRPPKEIICHLIKQMLLDTHEGEILNDIYTLLMKIQMLHPANITTLGWDWTLVKFIMEQQEKPPGWLLFLQYVVQTLEDDFQHNLKSYQLQKSIAKKVLSCDLCFNNVKEVVNWLVAAVTGIGFSQPREQLQEARAELGSSSPRLASPQTEQAQTAFFAQKTMLLLQRMLAMAVEVDRSPTCSSRKIADDIFPFILNIPLRSQREALLNTMESQLLRCRLLELLFQHSCDVPTTSSMSLDKILYFLSHSSVLPQFQDETATWQRWDEMLQYLSLLLLSYHSVKLEHLWTSVSDRMKLIAQKAKARLQDSDDISQLDIQLKMNDFISRMQKTLGEPFPPQIQEKLFMLQELFFIVTAA; translated from the exons ATGGCGGCGCTGCCATGGCGGGCAGGGACGGGAGGCGCGCACGGACGAGCACCCTCGGGGGCAGTGGAGGGG gagATCATTGACCTGACCTGTGAGGATGCAAACTCAGACCCAACAGCGTCGAGCAGCCTCGCCATCATCGACCTGACTGAGGACATGTGCAGCCTTCTCCAGTCCACCCTTGGTGCTGCTCAGAACtccagaaatgctgctgcagcagcacacaagTCCCATCCCCAACTCTGCCcctctgcagaaaaagaaacacaggcagtgccagagccaAGCCCTGCACCAGCATCGCACAACACTTCTGAGAAGCTCAGTTCCACCATGGTCACAGCAGAAACCATGGAGAACTGCAACTGCCTTTCTCCTGTCTCTAGGCACCacagctggagcccagagcaAGATTACAGCACTACTGCCTTTAACAGCAGCTTGGACTCACAGTCAGACTCAGACTGCCAGTCCCCATCTCCCCCCAGCCTGGACAGCAACAGCAGCATGGGAGCTGATGGCCCAGAGGAGgatcctccccagccctgcctggaaagGAACCTCCCCCCAAGGCTGAGTCCTGCCCCAACCATTCCTATAACATCAGGAAAGCCCCAAAGGTCTTTGCCAGAAGCAAGTGACTTCCCAGCACACCAACCAATCCAGCAAGCCACCCCAGCCAGGACTGATGCTGACAGCAAGGCCTTGCTGGATAAACTGCACAACTTCAGCAGGAGTGGAGTCCAGCACCTCTTCCTCCAAGGCACAGCACCCAACAGGGACACACAGAAG CTGGGTTTCTCTGTGTCTGGGGAACTTTCACCCATTGTCTTGCCTTGCACACAGCAGAAACCTGAGCTCATCCCCAGGGGGAAGCTGAGCATGGTGCACACCACCATGGAGGAGAACATCCTGGAGGGCACCTTGTGTTTCCTGAACGAGTTTGTCTCCTGCCAGCACCGTCCCCCCAAAGAAATCATCTGCCACCTGATCAAACAGATGCTGTTGGACACCCATGAAGGGGAGATCCTCAATGACATCTACACACTACTGATGAAGATCCAAAT GCTCCATCCAGCCAACATCACCACGCTGGGATGGGACTGGACACTGGTGAAATTCATCATGGAGCAGCAG gAGAAGCCCCCTGGCTGGCTCCTCTTCCTGCAGTACGTGGTACAGACCCTGGAGGATGACTTCCAGCACAATCTGAAGTCATACCAGCTGCAGAAGTCAATTGCCAAGAAAGTGCTTTCATGTGACTTGTGCTTCAACAATGTCAA ggaagtggtcaatTGGTTGGTGGCAGCAGTTACAGGAATTGGGTTCTCCCAGCCCCGGGAACAGCTGCAAGAAGCCAGGGCTGAACTTGGATCATCTTCACCAAGGCTGGCCAGCCCTCAGACAGAGCAGGCCCAGACAGCTTTCTTTGCCCAAAA GAcgatgctcctgctgcagcgGATGCTGGCCATGGCAGTGGAAGTGGACAGAtctcccacctgcagctcccgTAAGATTGCAGACGACATCTTCCCGTTCATACTGAATATCCCCCTGAGGAGCCAAAG GGAAGCTTTGTTAAACACCATGGAGAGCCAGCTCCTGCGCTGCAGACTGCTGGAGCTGCTATTCCAGCATAGTTGTGACGTGCCCACAACCTCATCCATGTCTCTGGACAAGATCCTGTATTTCCTGAGCCACTCCTCTGTGCTGCCACAATTCCAG GATGAAACAGCAACGTGGCAAAGGTGGGATGAGATGCTGCAGTACTtgagtttgctgctgctgagttaCCATAGTGTAAAACTGG AGCACCTGTGGACCTCTGTCAGTGACCGGATGAAACTGATTGCTCAGAAAGCCAAGGCCAGGCTCCAGGACAGCGATGACATCAGCCAGCTGGACATTCAGCTGAAGATGAATGACTTCATCAGCAGAATGCAGAAGACCCTGGGGGAGCCTTTCCCCCCACAAATTCAGGAGAAATTGTTCATGCTGCAGGAGTTGTTCTTCATTGTCACTGCTGCTTGA
- the SIMC1 gene encoding SUMO-interacting motif-containing protein 1 isoform X5, translating into MCSLLQSTLGAAQNSRNAAAAAHKSHPQLCPSAEKETQAVPEPSPAPASHNTSEKLSSTMVTAETMENCNCLSPVSRHHSWSPEQDYSTTAFNSSLDSQSDSDCQSPSPPSLDSNSSMGADGPEEDPPQPCLERNLPPRLSPAPTIPITSGKPQRSLPEASDFPAHQPIQQATPARTDADSKALLDKLHNFSRSGVQHLFLQGTAPNRDTQKLGFSVSGELSPIVLPCTQQKPELIPRGKLSMVHTTMEENILEGTLCFLNEFVSCQHRPPKEIICHLIKQMLLDTHEGEILNDIYTLLMKIQMLHPANITTLGWDWTLVKFIMEQQEKPPGWLLFLQYVVQTLEDDFQHNLKSYQLQKSIAKKVLSCDLCFNNVKEVVNWLVAAVTGIGFSQPREQLQEARAELGSSSPRLASPQTEQAQTAFFAQKTMLLLQRMLAMAVEVDRSPTCSSRKIADDIFPFILNIPLRSQREALLNTMESQLLRCRLLELLFQHSCDVPTTSSMSLDKILYFLSHSSVLPQFQDETATWQRWDEMLQYLSLLLLSYHSVKLEHLWTSVSDRMKLIAQKAKARLQDSDDISQLDIQLKMNDFISRMQKTLGEPFPPQIQEKLFMLQELFFIVTAA; encoded by the exons ATGTGCAGCCTTCTCCAGTCCACCCTTGGTGCTGCTCAGAACtccagaaatgctgctgcagcagcacacaagTCCCATCCCCAACTCTGCCcctctgcagaaaaagaaacacaggcagtgccagagccaAGCCCTGCACCAGCATCGCACAACACTTCTGAGAAGCTCAGTTCCACCATGGTCACAGCAGAAACCATGGAGAACTGCAACTGCCTTTCTCCTGTCTCTAGGCACCacagctggagcccagagcaAGATTACAGCACTACTGCCTTTAACAGCAGCTTGGACTCACAGTCAGACTCAGACTGCCAGTCCCCATCTCCCCCCAGCCTGGACAGCAACAGCAGCATGGGAGCTGATGGCCCAGAGGAGgatcctccccagccctgcctggaaagGAACCTCCCCCCAAGGCTGAGTCCTGCCCCAACCATTCCTATAACATCAGGAAAGCCCCAAAGGTCTTTGCCAGAAGCAAGTGACTTCCCAGCACACCAACCAATCCAGCAAGCCACCCCAGCCAGGACTGATGCTGACAGCAAGGCCTTGCTGGATAAACTGCACAACTTCAGCAGGAGTGGAGTCCAGCACCTCTTCCTCCAAGGCACAGCACCCAACAGGGACACACAGAAG CTGGGTTTCTCTGTGTCTGGGGAACTTTCACCCATTGTCTTGCCTTGCACACAGCAGAAACCTGAGCTCATCCCCAGGGGGAAGCTGAGCATGGTGCACACCACCATGGAGGAGAACATCCTGGAGGGCACCTTGTGTTTCCTGAACGAGTTTGTCTCCTGCCAGCACCGTCCCCCCAAAGAAATCATCTGCCACCTGATCAAACAGATGCTGTTGGACACCCATGAAGGGGAGATCCTCAATGACATCTACACACTACTGATGAAGATCCAAAT GCTCCATCCAGCCAACATCACCACGCTGGGATGGGACTGGACACTGGTGAAATTCATCATGGAGCAGCAG gAGAAGCCCCCTGGCTGGCTCCTCTTCCTGCAGTACGTGGTACAGACCCTGGAGGATGACTTCCAGCACAATCTGAAGTCATACCAGCTGCAGAAGTCAATTGCCAAGAAAGTGCTTTCATGTGACTTGTGCTTCAACAATGTCAA ggaagtggtcaatTGGTTGGTGGCAGCAGTTACAGGAATTGGGTTCTCCCAGCCCCGGGAACAGCTGCAAGAAGCCAGGGCTGAACTTGGATCATCTTCACCAAGGCTGGCCAGCCCTCAGACAGAGCAGGCCCAGACAGCTTTCTTTGCCCAAAA GAcgatgctcctgctgcagcgGATGCTGGCCATGGCAGTGGAAGTGGACAGAtctcccacctgcagctcccgTAAGATTGCAGACGACATCTTCCCGTTCATACTGAATATCCCCCTGAGGAGCCAAAG GGAAGCTTTGTTAAACACCATGGAGAGCCAGCTCCTGCGCTGCAGACTGCTGGAGCTGCTATTCCAGCATAGTTGTGACGTGCCCACAACCTCATCCATGTCTCTGGACAAGATCCTGTATTTCCTGAGCCACTCCTCTGTGCTGCCACAATTCCAG GATGAAACAGCAACGTGGCAAAGGTGGGATGAGATGCTGCAGTACTtgagtttgctgctgctgagttaCCATAGTGTAAAACTGG AGCACCTGTGGACCTCTGTCAGTGACCGGATGAAACTGATTGCTCAGAAAGCCAAGGCCAGGCTCCAGGACAGCGATGACATCAGCCAGCTGGACATTCAGCTGAAGATGAATGACTTCATCAGCAGAATGCAGAAGACCCTGGGGGAGCCTTTCCCCCCACAAATTCAGGAGAAATTGTTCATGCTGCAGGAGTTGTTCTTCATTGTCACTGCTGCTTGA